aaaaaatattgtgtttgtgcAAGATACCACCAGAGGTGTAGAGATGAGAGTCGCTCAaggacttgtgacttgacttggaatTGGGCTCAAGACCTGACTTAAAACTTGAACTGATGGACTTAAGATTTACCTCTTAATTGGTCTCAAGGACCTTAAACTTGACATGGAATTAACCACAAGGAGTTTATGATTTACTTGAAAACTTAATAGACTTGTGACTTGGCTTGGAATTAGCTTCAAGGACTTGTGATGTGACTTGAGACTTGTTCAAATAGACTTGAGAACGAATTGAACTTGGTCTCAAGGACTTGAGACCTGACTTGAGATTTGTTGTAatagacttgagacttgacttggaaTTGTGCTCAAGGACTTGTGACCTGACTTGAAGTTTGTTCTGATAGACTTGTGATTCGATTTGGACTTGGCCTCAAGGACTTGAGACCTGATTTTAACTTTGTTCTTATAAACTTGAGACTTGATTTGGAATTGTGCTCAAGGACTTGAGACCTGACTTGAAATTTGTTCCGATAGACTTGATTTGCAATTGTGCTCAAGGACTTGAGACCTGACTTGAAATTTGTTCTGATAGACTTGTGATTTGATTTGGACTTGGCCTCTGGGACTAGAGACCTGACTTGAACTTTGTTCTGatagacttgagacttgacttggaaTGGTGTTCAAGGACTTGTGACCTGACTTGAAATTTGTTCTGATAGACTTGCAACCTGACTTGAACTTGGCCTCAAGgatttgggacttgacttgaaatTGGCCTCAGTGACCTTAAACTTGACTTTGAATTGGccacttgagacttgacttggacttgacctCAAGACTTTTATGTGGACTTGGCTTcaaggacttgagacttgactcagaCCTGTCCTGGAACAGCCCTCTGTGTTATCACTTGCTGGGATGTTTGTTGTCAGGAATAGTAACCCCACTGGTAACATCTTCTGTCTTTGACTCTTCTAACCAGTGAAATTCATGAAGTTTCATTTCCATCTGTTTTCCCACCTCCACACCTcatacctcacacacacactgctgaggtgcccttgagcaaggcacttgTCTCTCTGGATCCTCCGCTGCACCAGGCACCTGTAACTGAATATGAGTAGCAGAGCGGTGTTAAGAAGGCATAAAATCTGAAAACCTTTCCCAGCCTCAAAAGAGAAACCTCAAATACAAGCTGACAGGATTCAGAGTgtgtattttgtcatgtttgtatgtcagtgtgtgtgtgtgacccctGCTTGTCAGGTCATATCCTGTCcatatctttttctttcttgttttttgcTGGTTGCAGCTTGCTGTTTGCTTTGGCAACTGCAGGTCTATCAGGGTTCAGGTGTGAAGAGAGCAACCGAGTATGTGTGCATCCGTGAGGGCTTTTGTGTATGCGTGTACAGTAAGTgtacgtgtgtgcatgtgtttgtgtgtgtccagttATTTTAGGCACAGTCACCATGGTTGTTTATTTTTAGTTCTGAAAGactttgtgtgtatgcatatgtACATGTCTATGGGGATTTGTACACACCGTgcttacgtgtgtgtgtgctgtgtatgtgtgtgtattttttggcaGTGGACTGGCGAGCAGGGTTAGGAGGTTGTGGTGAGTTTGTGTGTTCAGGCCCGCTGGTGTGAAAGAGCAGTCAGAGCTGCGCTTCCCCCTGGAGAGAGAGTTTAATTTAGAAGAACAAGGCTCCTAACACACACTTGCACCGCTGCCGTCTCCTTGGCCCGTCTCTCCACACCTCATCCCTCCCCTCCCCGACCCTCTCTGCCACTCTATAAAACTTTAACcatctctccatcttctctTTCCTAACTTCTTAACCTTTTCAtcccttttcctcctctgtctgccactcctctctctgctctatATCCAACTTCAGACTGCAGACCTTTAAAGGTCTACTGTGTGGGATTTagcggcatctagtggtgagcttgcagattgcaaccaactgaaacttcttctgTAAGCCAAGTGTGTATAAGAGAACTACAAtagctgacaaaaaaaaaacatgaatggcccaatctagagccagtgtttagtttgtctgttctgggctactgtagaggACCCACTTTGTATTTATACATAAACAGTTCATtcaaaggaaacaaaaacacaaatattcttAGTATGCTTTCACACCGGCCAGGTTTGGTTCTCCTCAATCAaaatcaagtttgtttgccccctaagtgcggttcatttgggcaggtgtgaacacaacaatcGCACTCAGGTGCACATCAAAACAACctgactgagaccttcttgaagaagTGGTGGTCTCGATCTGATTACAaccgaactctggtgcagttcgttgGTGGCAAGAATGTGTtctgacctcgatctgaaccgaCTGCAGTCGCATTAGGGGCGCATATTTGATTAAAGGCAGTCGATTGGAACACAACTGTCAATCATTTTTGTAGCATCAAATAACAATTTAAAGCCAAAATTACCttaccacaaaaacaaacacttgaaccAACATCAGCGTGACAAAAACTAAATGatagaaaccatctttgggcaAAATGTTCTCAACCCCCCTGCCAGGGGGCGATTGAGacgttttggcttcacttttggtgAGCTGTCATTTCGTCCATTTTTATTATACAATCTATGGCTTTTACAATGGGACTAAGGTCATCCTAGCCTTAATATGCTTTTGGTAAACAAGGCCCAGATCAGAAGTGCACAGTACAGAGCACAAGACATGTCATGTTTTGGAGAACTCAAGATTTGACATTTCTAAGAGCTTTTAATGAGTTAAAGAGTTTAAGTGAATAACTGGCACTGTTCATACTGAACTAATTTAACATTTTGTGCACAATGTAAATGACATCTCAGCAGGTTGATTATGGCACCACATAGTCGCTCTTTGCACCTGCACCACCTGATGATTGTTGCTAAGTTTGGTTCAGTCATCACTGTGGGCGTTTGTGCTTACTCTTTCCACAAATCGCTTGTCAATCAAACAGCGTGGTCAGTACTGTGACGTCTTTCACCGTGGATTTTCTGTGGGTGGCATGCTTTTCTGACAGCCATGAAAACTTCCCAACTGCCCACtttgtttactgtttttttctaatGCACTTTGCTACATGAGATAAATCACATGCTGAGTATTTCCCCCCCATTGAACTCAATATCTGATGAACTATGTTGAGGCTAAATACTAGTGTGTTACATCATGTGCTGGTAGAGAATGGCTAAGAAGACAAGTAAGTTTcatattatcattattcttaTTCCAGCAATGcaattttcagtgttttcatcaAAAACcagtaatatgtatgttgaagGAGCACATTGAAGCCATCCGGTTGATTGCCAAGCTTCATAAAAGTGTGTTTCTGCTTTATGCAGTGCATATGGAGCAGCAGGTCTGGCTGTTGTCTGCAGCGTTCAGCAGAAGTTGTTCTTGGCAGGATATTATTTCGAGGGAGAGCACTCTCCTGTAGTTGGGAGAATAAATCCAGGTAAACCGTTGGTATGCCATGTGATAAATCTCTATGGCGTAGCACTGCCAGAGGGCACACATCAGACCCTAGTTCACAACAACACCAGAGACTGCCACACTGTCAGGTAGTATGGTCTGAGAGGACGACTTCCTCATTTCATATGTGAGATTGTTTAGTGATTCTGTCCCTTcataatgactgtttttgtttctgaggCGATAAACGTGTTCTGGACCACCCCTCGGCTGGTGTCAGGCTCACTCCTCACCCCGATGATTTAGGTACTGAAGAGGTGTCCTGAGGGGAGTctgtatagtgtgtgtgtgtgtgtgtgtgtgtgtgttatctgaGTCTAAATCAAAAGTGAAAAAAGCAGTAAAACACTCAGAAAATAGTTCAAAAATCTAAATATTCATTCATCCAACATGTGTAAGAGGACTGGGCTTCAACAGGACCAATTCATCGGAGGCTCTCCTGTCAAACTCTCCTTTCCAAATGTACCATCTCAGTCAGATACACACATCAGCTCAAGGTTGAATGATGTCACATGCCTGAAATATCTGTGTTGATGTAAACCCATGCACCCCGACAAATATATAACTGGACTATTAGGCAGGAGTGACATCTTGTGGTCAGACctacactgtaaaaaagaaTCCACTGGTTTAACTTAAAAAGAATTAAGGTAACAATTTATATACATCTTTTTAAGTAGTTCCAACTCTGGCATTAAACAAGTCCATCCTATGAGTCTTTAATAATTTAACAAACTCAATAATTTAGTATAACtaacatgatttgctttgacatCAAAAAGCGTAATCAAGCTGAACCAACTTAATATTCATCCTAAAGGTGTGGTGATATTTAGCTATCAAATTATTTCATTTGATCTTCTAACTTACTATTCTAACTCAGTCCTACTCAGAAGTGTCAAAAAAGTTTtcgattttgaccaacttctAAAAAAAGTTGTCAACTGACTAAAACAAACCTAATTTTTTACCTAAGGTAAAAACTAATTTATTTTAAGAGCTATCCGCTAACCCGATGAATCATTTTCGAGAAAgagtaaatgaaaataaattcctGGGTGTGATATCAGACcacaaaatctgctggaaacccCATATAAATATGTGCAAGCAAAGCTGGCAAGAGGCACTGCAGGTCTGGGAAAAACAAGTCATTAGCAAatgtaataatgattataaataaagttgacaaTTTGCCATCATTATTACTACCTATTGTAGTATCACAATGTACTGAAGTTTTGCGTGTGGTTTGTCCCAGTGGTGTTGCCCTACACCAGCAGAACACAGTTAACACTGACATTACGTTGTATTTGTCAGATAGCCCacgtgatgtctcagtaaagaGTCAAtcatttatgatattttgatatGTGTAATTTATGTAGACAGCACAGCATTCTTTTATTGCATATTGGTATAGTATACTGTATAGCAGTACTTCCTTATGATAGTATAATATAGTTGGAAATGGGTTTTCAAATCTTTAAattttttctcttgtttttatgacggtagcgtcaggagcagccaaagaccacCTGATGGCAAGATAGTTATCTACAAGTGTTCGTAAACAAAAGAATAATTAgatataaagattttttttaaaatgccttaCTCATTTcaatgacaattttttttttttttttttttttttaaatctgctttaaataaactaaactatatAAACTATGTGTTTCATACATGTTTCCCTGTACCCATAAGCAAACGGGGAAACGCATTAACTGTACataattatttatctttatctttatttcggccatgatcaatattcttttgtttacaaacactagtagataactatcttgccatcaggtggtctttggctgctcctgacgctaccgtcataaaaacaagagaggaagaaatctGAGTATCTGATTGGTCGAAGGACCGAACTGAACAGGTGATATCAACATCTGTGATCAACAACATAGacgcatttatttttatcacaaaactaataaataatcatGGTGGATTTACTGAACAGAGTTCCAGAATAAACGCTGCACTTAACagcttatttatctttatttcgcCCATGATAATTATTCTTTTCTTACCAGTTGGTCTTTGGCTGCTCGAAGAAAtctgcactgactgaaacactgcatttaacGGCTGGATTAAAAAACCTTATGTAAAGGATATAATTGCCCAGACTGCCCACCACAGATCGCCCAAAGGTTAAGTTTCTGATTGTAATTTCTCCCCATTATGTTccgttgtgtgtgtttagagatgttaaaacaacatattaatgcaactgctatgtttcctgccttttttggatAAGCGGGGAACACAGAGCCTTTTTTTAGTAagagggaaacatagaacccgggaaacatagaaccttttttgtgtaagcggggaacatagaaccttttttgcagggttaaatggGGGACATAGAACCCagggaacatagggatgacccctcCTCCACTACATCCTCATTACATCTCTGATAGACGTAGGCATtagcaaggtaacgttagatacacggaagaggagagcgagtgtaacgttacaaccaagacaatcaaacgcaaccctggagttttaaaactcaaccggagtcagtgatgactgatgagttgtAGAATAAGGTTagagtgctaacgttagatagtagcgttaaagTTACTTGTaatgccagggccacaccgcccgcggaagcgctgcgaatagccttgAAGCGCCGAGAAGCGAAGACAGTTTCCTTttggcgcccatgttaaccgattgtgtcatccacaccagcCTTGTAGCGATCATTTcggtgtctggtctattttctgcgcgagcgaatgtgtcaagtcgggcaggaagtcaaacaaaggaacaacagcatccagtcaattttcagaataaaacaaatttcaaaataaaaaaccccATTTGACAAATGcgatatatatgtgtgtgtgtttatatacatatactcAGAAGTGGACATACATGTACATTTGTTAGGAAAACATGGCGTATAATTTTATGAGGTTATTTACCCAAATGTGACAttgacaacagctgggagcagaagcgcttgtcgaccagtgtggagaaatgcgcatctgatgtgaacggaaatGCTCCAGCTCACACAAGAATTTCAgtgcgctgcgcttcgcagcacttcattggcagtgtggccctggcgtaagtggaaacgcacaaggaatataacgttaatgtttcacaGGCTACACTACAGTAGGCTatcgttagccattagcaactggatgctgtgttgttatATGACGTTAcatgttatattagaagcaacTAACCATAACGTCCTCGGGGTGGGATACGTGTTGTGCGAGTGTGGCCAGGAGTggggatttcagcaccatggacagtgCGCGTAGAAAGACCTGACAAGcatctccttttaaatgtgtttgctgctagcaaaattatacataataaatgaagacagtgacatattttcaataaaaaaaaacaatgagttgaacattcatttcaagcttttgtagtacaacgaatttcagaattgtgcgagtGCGGCCAGAGAGGGGgtggcagtgtttgatgcaggaaactcgatatggacttgaaaatcagtttCGGAGTGGGGGTGGTTCGGCGGTGCCCGGCTGGGCAGCGTGTCTGTGCTCATCTAGAGCATCATACCTTGAtgaagtgaaaggaataaagataaagataaaatgataatccttttacttttattattattatcttattttgccaactgaagaataaacttgtttatttgggtgttttgctgttttctctAGAGCGGAAACTGACGCAAATGATCGCATTAATCAGtgagggggaaaacaacatgattcgaTGATTAGTTggctaaaggaaaaatctgtcaaatcagattcgactatgaaaattcttagtcagggacACCCCTAatatttacattgaatcattcagcataacgcttgccaacctttgttatgtctgcgattacagataaattaatgaaactCAGCTctagaagttaacgttagcttaactagagccctttggacaacagctaacagttaTGTACGATCACCACAGttacgttaggctaacttttgctaacgttagctagagatgttaaagatttctttccagcaaagtgacaatatgttgcctcaaacacaatgttgacttaccttaaaacagatgtatacatcattgttaatcttattcacattgagttgatgttgtggtctactGCACAACTtaatccaaaggagacacttttctcagttGAGATGTAGTTTAGGAAAGGGTATAAAATACACCgatcgcccagcctctcaggataccttgtgtcggagttgcatgtaccccatgcacaccgtttgaccatttttaaacttcacatTTCAATGGatgtccaggcagagaatgtccaagTGTATGGGaatcagtgttgccagatctggcgagacaaataagcaaccaggcctgtgaaaacaagcccaaaacaagCGACTTTTTCTACAGAGCCCCCCTAGGTTCCagtgagagaaaattaaataaactgtgtgcacGGTTTTACAGTTCGTGGGGACGGATTTTAAACTGTGGGTACAGATTGTCAATTTACATACAtgtgaacagaacagaacagtgaaaataaactgtgcgcagttttgcaaaactgtacCCACggtacagtttatttatttttctcccccctgaGCTTCAGGACAATGACTACAAGAGGGAGTTAAACCaccttttaacattatttaacattagaaaacagatgggatatcaaatatagactgatgtaccaagtacattatatacacagtaaacctctgataattaaaatttgcacacacaaataaatatcatcctgaattcacaaattctttatttattattgctttttatgcacCATCTAACTATAGCAGGTATTTGCAACTCAAAAATAATATTATCCTTAATCTTTGTTAGTGAACAATAATCTAGCCCACTGGCAAGTTTACTCGTTAGCATAGAATACCTTGTCAGCAAGCTAACTTGTtaaccctgcagtagcttaTAAGGcttttgttcagtgtaactGAAAATTTTCTTAAATTGTACCAACTTCAATTTGGAAAACTGAGCTCAGAAGAGGCTCAAaggaatttttaaaaagcattcatgatgtCAGATGGCTGTGACTGGTTGATCACGATGTTGGTCCAGAGACGCAACAGGGATGTTGATTTAAGAGCATGTCCCACTTGGCAAAATCACATTGTGGAAAACACTTAGTTATGGAAAGGTAATGGTTTTTGAGAATCTGCAATTACTAGACACAGCCTTTAAACTTTCACCAGTGAGTTTTAGATTAATATGAACAGTTCATAAAAACAATCTGAGGGAATTTAATAGGTAGGAAAATAAGTCAGGAGACTGAGTCAGTATGAAGCACTgtatgcttgtttttgtttggtagTTTTTGCGAATGTAAGTGTTTGTAGGTGTAGTACCCCCCCACAAAACCTTATTTagcaaaaaatgtacaaatcaTGTCAGACACAAACAAGTAGCCTACACAACACAAGAGctgataacatttttttaaggtatataaatattagaaaataagggataaaaacaaaattaaacattacAATGAGAGTCAAACATTTCTAAATAAGTTGAATATTAAAAccaattataataataacaaaaattagGGCTGTCAGCATTAGTGCATCAATCACAATGCACTTAAAGTCTAAACATAATGCGTTTTTGTTTAATAACATCTCCAGGCGTCTGTGACCAAAAATCATTTGACCTCGAAATCGTAATCGCGACCACCAGACGATTAATTGCACAGTCTTATCGTGTACTGCTATTTTGCCTCTTCAGTGCACTAGTCCAGCTGCTGCAGCGGCTTCCTGCATCAGTAGTGATGAAGATGACAACACCAGTGCAAATGAATGGCTcagtttgctttaaaaaaaatcagttaagaAGTCAAAAGTAATATGTGCCTTGTATCACTTAAGATATCACTGAAGTACTGTCAATTGGAGCTACCACCTACCTGAATCAAAGAAGTTAGCTACAGCACTTGCTAAATTGGTGGCAACTGACTGCAGACTAGTGAACACTGTGGAAGACTCAGGTCTGAGGGATGTCCTCAAGTTGGCATGCTGTGACCAGTCATAAGTCTCACTTTCACATTACCTCACATTCCTTTTCAACTGAATGTAAAGTTAATGGAGCTATGGAGTATTTTTGCTTGTTATGCATCTTATTGAAATGTGCTGCACATTGTGGAACAGAgtaatctttaaaaataaaaacaaaaaaatgtatttcacagAATAAGCACTTTGAAGTTGTCTCCTGCCTCTGAGTCATGGTTTCAACACCACACTGTTGTAGCAGTGCAGCACTgatttgaaatgaataaatcCAAAAGATCAATCAAGATCATGAAGTAAATTTCTTTGCATTGGTATGATTCCCAATCAAGACACTCTGGTAAGAATTGCTTTCCCTTTTTAGGATGGACTTCAAATCTGTTTTGCACCATCATGGAATTTTAAACATGATTAAAAATGTGATTCATTGCAATCAACGATTGAAATCCAGTGATTAatcatggttaaaaaaataatcgaCAGCCCTAAgaataacaataaaatgttgaatatGTATTAaagttaataataatgatataaaaatacatgaaaatctTTAAATAAATCCAGACAGACATAAGAAAAAAGCAATTAATTTGACTTCAAAGGGTTTTATCAACTATGTTCCTGTAATATTTTAAATCTGTGGCTTTTCTATTGTTTGTTAGAGCAAGAGAGTTAAGAACtgaattaaattcaatttaaaaaagaggTTTGTGAACCTCAAGATTTTTGagagttttgtttttggcagcgTGATGGCACTAgattaatgtttttctttaaatgtgtgtgaataatCCCATCAGGGGTGGGCCATGATGGAACAGCCAGACATGAAAAAtaaaccattcattcattcattcattcattcatgttccATCATAAATACACATACTTGGTGTTTACAGTAATGTTAAGATGTTATGGTATGAGGTATCTCCACCAGTCGGTGCTGTTCAGGCAGCTGGGAGTCCTTGTGTTTgggtaaaaaggaaaaacagcaggagagagagtAGAGTTTGCAGGGGATCAAGCAGGTGAAATGGCTGACTGACCTGTGTTCAGACTTCACTAAAGTTATGAGGAAATCCCAGAGCATGTTGGACTATTTCATTCCTTCTCGCACAACCAAGTCACTTACATAActttgaaatggaaaaaagtttaaaaagttgGGTATAAGCAAAATGTCTCGATATTTGAGTTTCTGTAACTGAAAGTATGCAGAGGCAGTAGTTGATCTAAAAAATGTATAGGAGACCTATCATCACTTTGTGGCCTGTTTAAAAATTCATCTCATGTTGCTCAGAGTCTGAATGTATCAGACAGCAAAAGCACAAACACCCAAGCTGTGGTGAGGTGAGCTGACGCAGACACGCCGACTGGACAAATGGCAGCTTAGAGGCAAAACATATCACCTCAGTGCACTTTATCTTTTTTGTACAATGAGGAATTTACAGGCTCTTTTGGGGGTTATTTCTAGGCTATTTTAATGCAAAAAGGGTgaatgcttaaaaaaaacattacttcATCATATGCTCTTGTAGCCAGTAaagtaaatgcaaaaaaataaaaataaaataaatacataaaataaaaatggaaatttcATACTGCTAACTGGGTCTGGAGAACGAGACTGCAGACAAGAAAAAAACGAGGGTATTTTCTAAGAATGTGTAAAGGCTAACCAAAAATACTTGAGTGGAGGAGAAGTTTAAATTGTGAAACTGATCAGAGGAGAGAATACATATAGTCTTATTAATAATATATCTTGTTTTATTCATATTGTATTTCAAAGACAAAGGCGCTGGAGGGCGGTAATAAGGCGCAGTAAATGTTTTAGTCAGTGCCGTTTTAgttaaacacaaagaaaaaaaaaagacagaagaagaagaagcggaACGTCACACAGCCGGAACCTTTGAACAGAAGCTTCACTGCTAAACTCGGATTTGTTTATTGGTTACTCCTTGGGAACAGCTGCTTTGAGCGGCTAGTAGCTAGCTACAGACTAGCTAACTTAACTGTAGTCAAATTATATTACTCCTTTCCACCTTTTACATTTCACGGGTAAGTGCGTcattaactgaaataaaaatgtaattgttaATTGGGCTGATGCTTTTAAAAAAGTCGCCTAAACGACGACAAGCTAACACGAGCTAACCGGGCAAAAAGCTAAATGTTAACTAGCTTACGTTAACCTTTTACCTTAGCTTTAATGTACAGCAAATAGCCTCCAGTCAACCGAATAAAAGATGTAAGCTGCATGTGGCCAATGTACAACAAGATAGAAGACGTCTACTGAACTGTTACGATCCGCTCCTGTATTCAAAACATATTAACTACACTCAGTACTGCTCATTTTAACCAATTGTTTAATTTGCAAGTAGCAATTTATGTTAACCCATTTTAGGGTCTGGAGGATGACTTGTATGTCGggtttacaaaaacaaactcttGTATTATTTGgggttgtttgtattttcaCAGATAACGTTTTAACTGTACAGTAAGTGAAAGATGTCACGTATATTCTTACCTTAAACCTCCCAGGGTGACAGTTGCCATGGAGCCTGCCTGCCGTAAAGACAAGCCAAAACTGAACTCTACCCCGACCAGAGGAGACAGAGCCAAGCAGAAGTCTGCTCAGCAAGAGCTCAAACAACGACAGAGAGCTGAGGTGACTAACGGCACCATTTTTAA
This region of Epinephelus fuscoguttatus linkage group LG1, E.fuscoguttatus.final_Chr_v1 genomic DNA includes:
- the LOC125891503 gene encoding small vasohibin-binding protein; translation: MEPACRKDKPKLNSTPTRGDRAKQKSAQQELKQRQRAEIYALNKVMTELEQQQFEAFCKQMQSQGE